A window of the Mesorhizobium opportunistum WSM2075 genome harbors these coding sequences:
- a CDS encoding carbohydrate ABC transporter permease, producing the protein MATTMITTLDRSSRAAARGLSDTSIRNLFIIPTVLFLIVFNIFPLIYSLGYSFTDFRASTNAPATFIGLQNYRDLLNDPYVWSNFAITAKYVIISVAGQLFVGFGVAMLLNRDIPLKGLITTLLLLPMMLSMAVVGLFWKLLYDPSWGVINYALGLGNFEWLADPKMALYAVALTDIWMWSPFVMLLSLAGLSAVPKHLYEAAAIDRAGPFYTFFRITLPLVAPILMIAVIFRTMEAFKTFDLAYILTSQPTAELISIRLYKMAFQEWQTGRSCAMAYIVLIMVLAITNIYVKYLNKVKER; encoded by the coding sequence TTGGCGACCACGATGATCACCACGCTGGACAGGTCTTCAAGAGCGGCCGCGCGCGGCCTGAGCGACACTTCCATCCGCAATCTCTTCATCATCCCGACGGTCCTGTTCCTGATCGTCTTCAACATCTTTCCGCTGATCTATTCGCTTGGTTATTCCTTCACCGACTTTCGTGCGTCGACCAATGCGCCGGCGACTTTCATCGGGCTGCAGAACTATCGCGACCTGCTCAACGACCCCTATGTCTGGTCCAATTTCGCCATCACCGCCAAATACGTCATCATCTCGGTCGCCGGCCAGTTGTTTGTCGGCTTCGGCGTGGCGATGCTGCTCAACCGGGATATCCCGCTCAAGGGCCTTATCACCACGCTCCTGCTGCTGCCGATGATGCTGTCGATGGCTGTTGTCGGCTTGTTCTGGAAGCTTCTCTACGATCCATCATGGGGCGTCATCAACTATGCGCTCGGGCTCGGCAATTTCGAGTGGCTGGCCGATCCCAAGATGGCGCTCTATGCGGTTGCGCTGACCGACATCTGGATGTGGTCGCCCTTCGTCATGCTGTTGTCGTTGGCAGGCCTCTCGGCGGTGCCGAAACATCTCTACGAGGCCGCCGCGATCGACCGCGCCGGACCGTTCTACACCTTCTTCCGCATCACGCTGCCGCTGGTCGCGCCGATCCTGATGATCGCGGTCATCTTCCGCACCATGGAGGCGTTCAAGACCTTCGACCTCGCCTACATCCTGACCAGCCAGCCGACGGCCGAGCTGATCTCGATCCGGCTCTACAAGATGGCGTTCCAGGAGTGGCAGACCGGGCGTTCCTGCGCGATGGCCTACATCGTGCTGATCATGGTGCTGGCCATTACCAACATCTATGTCAAATACCTCAACAAGGTGAAGGAGCGCTGA